In the genome of Halobacterium noricense, one region contains:
- a CDS encoding tRNA (guanine(26)-N(2))-dimethyltransferase, whose protein sequence is MLVEEGGVTVEVPGEAGGGEGVGEGVFFNPTQELNRDLTVAALSAYREREPRAGTYLDAMAASGIRGVRAANNDWKTTLADLDPDSVELSRANLARNDLDGEVVQRNVNSLLHEDGQFFDVVDLDPFGTPIPFADAAFANARNLVCVTATDTAPLCGAHFESGVRKYSAVPRNTEYHAEMGLRVLLSALARTAARYDVGVTPIFSHVSDHYVRTYLDLSHTATEANEAIDELGYVYHCQECLHREYEYGLIADSPETCPRCGGRQVLPAGPLWLGPAHDREFVAGVREHVTDYMGTAKRARKLLDTIAGELHEPTHFDQHRLYKQWSEPAVGMDEFLDELREAGLAASRTQYGGTTFKTDGTLADVEAAVRE, encoded by the coding sequence ATGCTCGTCGAGGAAGGCGGCGTGACCGTCGAAGTACCCGGGGAGGCCGGCGGCGGCGAGGGTGTCGGCGAAGGCGTGTTCTTCAACCCCACGCAGGAACTCAACCGGGACCTGACGGTCGCGGCGCTGTCGGCGTACCGCGAGCGCGAGCCGCGCGCGGGGACGTACCTCGACGCGATGGCCGCCAGCGGCATCCGCGGCGTGCGCGCGGCCAACAACGACTGGAAAACGACGCTCGCGGACCTCGACCCCGATTCGGTCGAACTCTCGCGGGCGAACCTCGCGCGCAACGACCTCGACGGCGAGGTCGTCCAGCGCAACGTCAACAGCCTCCTCCACGAGGACGGCCAGTTCTTCGACGTCGTCGACCTCGACCCGTTCGGGACGCCGATTCCGTTCGCGGACGCGGCGTTCGCGAACGCCCGCAACCTCGTCTGCGTCACCGCGACCGACACCGCGCCGCTGTGTGGTGCGCACTTCGAATCCGGCGTCCGGAAGTACTCCGCAGTCCCCCGGAACACTGAGTACCACGCCGAGATGGGGCTGCGCGTGCTGCTGTCCGCGCTCGCCCGCACCGCCGCGCGCTACGACGTCGGCGTCACGCCCATCTTCAGCCACGTCAGCGACCACTACGTCCGTACGTACCTCGACCTCTCACACACCGCGACCGAGGCCAACGAAGCCATCGACGAACTCGGCTACGTCTACCACTGCCAGGAATGCCTCCACCGCGAGTACGAGTACGGCCTGATTGCGGACTCGCCGGAGACGTGTCCGCGCTGCGGCGGCCGGCAGGTGCTGCCTGCAGGCCCGCTGTGGCTCGGCCCCGCCCACGACAGAGAGTTCGTCGCGGGGGTCCGCGAGCACGTCACCGACTACATGGGTACCGCCAAGCGCGCGCGCAAACTACTCGATACCATCGCGGGCGAGCTCCACGAACCCACGCACTTCGACCAACACCGCCTCTACAAGCAGTGGTCCGAGCCCGCCGTGGGCATGGACGAGTTCCTCGACGAACTCCGCGAGGCGGGGCTGGCGGCCTCGCGCACGCAGTACGGCGGCACGACGTTCAAGACCGACGGCACGCTCGCCGACGTCGAGGCCGCGGTCCGCGAGTAG